Below is a genomic region from Sulfitobacter sp. OXR-159.
GCAGCCCGTACCAGCCCAGCACCCCCGCTGTCACCGCGCCGATGGCGCTGGTCAGGCGGGTCAAAGCATAGGCAGTGCGCTGCGACAGGTTGCTGGTGATCAGATCAACCTTCACATGCCCGCCGATTGACAGCACCCAAGGCGCGCCGAGGAAGGTGGCAATCATCAACGCATATTGGATGGCATCCAGCGCGCCATAGACCACCGGCAAGCCGAGATTGCGCAGCACCACGTTGATCGCGATAAACACCGCGATCACCCCGAGGATACCGGCCGAGAAAACGGCCAGCCCCCGGAGTGTCCGGTCAAACAATGTTGAGATCATCGGGCGATCACTTGGTCATGCAGGCGCGCATCTGCTGCGCAAGATCGGCATCCACTTCTGCGACAGCGGCCCAGCCAGCATCGCGCGCGGCATTGGTCCAAGCTTCGGCATCGGCCTCGCTGAAGGTGATCGTCTCGATCCCCGCCTCTGCCTGCGCCGCGTATTCCGTCGCGTTGCGGTCGGCATTGTCGTTGTTAAGCTCCTCCATCCAAGCCGCGCCCTCTTCGAGTTTGGCGCGCTGTTCGTCGGTCAGCCCGTTCCACGTGTCGAGGTTCACCAGCAGGTTCACGTCGACGTTGTAAAAGCTCGGGTCGACCCGGTATTTCGTCTGCTCGTCCCAGCCGAGATCAAGCACACCCTGCGAGGGCCAGCCGTAACCGTCAATCGCCCCACGCTCCAGCGCGCTATAGACTTCGCCCGGCGCGGTGCGCACCAGATTGGCGCCCAGTTGCGTGAACATCGCCTGATAAACCGGTGTGGTGCGGATGGTCAGACCGCTCAGGTCCGGCCCCTCGACCGGTTTGGTCAGATAGAGGTGATAGCCGATCCCGTCGCCGCCGTGGCCGAGGTATTTGACGTTCATCTGCTCTTGGTGGATGCGGTCGACCAGTTCATAGCAGCCATTCTCGCGCTGCTCTTGAATGGTGTTTTCCGCCAGATGCAGCGCGTCGCCCGTGGGCAGCAGGTTCGGGTAATAGGCCGTGGTGTTGTTAGCGATATCGACAACGCCAGATTGCACCGCGTTGCCCAATTCAAAGGGCGGCACGGCCTCTGGCCCGCCGACCATATTGATCTGCACGACCCCCTTGCCGTTCTCGTTGATCCATTCGACAAAGGATTCAAACTCGCGACTAAAGGCGGTGCCAAGGGTAAAGGCCGAAACGGCGCGCAGCGTCACTTCGTCGGCGCTGGCGGTGCTGGTGGTGGCAAGGGTGCTGACGGCAAAGAGCGCCGCGCTGAGCGTAGTTGTTGTTTTCATGATCGTCTCCCAGTTGTGATCAAAAGCCCGCGATCTTTGCCCCGGTGCTCTCGCATGCATATGCATAATATGTATCTGCATGTAATTCGTAGCGACAAGATTTCGCTACGTCAATTTAAACTCTCACCCCCTGCCCGCGCCATCGCACAGGCGGTGCCCTGCGCAGATTGTCGCGGCATTAAGATAGTTTAATGACACCCTAGCCATGAGAACATATATGGAACGCATGGCAAAACAGACACTCGATCAAAAACTGGCGATTCTCAGCGACGCGGCGAAATACGACGCCTCCTGCGCTTCCTCCGGCTCGACCAAACGCGACTCGCGCGATGGCAAGGGGCTGGGCTCAAACGAAGGCAGCGGCATCTGCCACGCATACGCCCCCGACGGGCGGTGCATCAGTCTGCTCAAGATCCTGATGACCAATTTCTGCATCTACGATTGTAGCTATTGCATCAACCGCGTGTCCTCCAACGTCGACCGGGCGCGGTTCAGCGTGGATGAGGTGGTCAAGCTCACCATCGAATTCTACCGCCGCAACTATATCGAAGGGCTTTTTTTGTCCTCCGGCGTGATCCGCTCCCCCGATGCGACGATGTCGGATATGGTGCAGATCGCCCGCAAACTGCGGCACGAAGAGAACTTTCGCGGCTATATCCACCTCAAGACGATCCCCGATGCTTCCCCTGAGTTGATCGAGGAAGCAGGCCGTCTGGCGGACCGCTTGTCGATCAATGTCGAACTTCCCACCGACACGGCGGTGCAGCAATACGCGCCCGAGAAGAAGCCCGAGCAGATCCGCCGCGCGATGGCGAATGTGCGGATGACCAAGGAGGCGAGCAAAGAGAAATCCTTTTCCGGCAAGCGCCCGCCCCGCTTCGCGCCCGCAGGCCAGTCGACGCAGATGATCATCGGCGCGGATGGGTCGAACGACGCCACAGTGCTGGGCCAATCGACCCGGCTTTACTCCAGCTACAAGCTGAAGCGCGTTTACTATTCCGCCTTCTCGCCAATCCCCGACAGTTCCGCCAAACTGCCGCTGATCCGCCCGCCCCTGCAACGCGAGCATCGGCTTTATCAGGCCGATTGGCTGCTGCGGTTTTATGATTTCCAGCTGGACGAGATCACCTCCGTCACCCGCGACGGCAATCTCGATCTGGAGGTCGACCCCAAGCTCGCTTGGGCGCTGGTGCACCGCGAACACTTCCCGCTCGACGTCAACCGCGCCAGCCGCGAGATGCTGCTGCGGGTGCCGGGGTTTGGCGTGAAAACGGTAAACCGCATCCTCGCCGCCCGCCGCCACCGGTCCCTGCGCTACGAAGACCTGACCCGCATGGGCGCGTCGATGAAAAAGGCCCGCGCCTTTGTCACGGCAGGCGGCTGGTCGCCTGGTGGGCTGACCGACAGCGCCGACCTGCGCGCACGTTTCGCGCCGCCGCCCGAGCAGTTGACCCTGTTCTGATGCAGCGCGTCTCGCTCCCCCCCATCGGCACGGCGAAAGCATGGCGCGAAGCGGCGCGCGGTTTTCTGGCTGCAGGCGTCCCGCCCGAGGATATTCTCTGGGGCGATCATGCCGCCGCGCCCGATCTTTTCGGCGGCGAGAGCATCTCAC
It encodes:
- a CDS encoding putative DNA modification/repair radical SAM protein — protein: MAKQTLDQKLAILSDAAKYDASCASSGSTKRDSRDGKGLGSNEGSGICHAYAPDGRCISLLKILMTNFCIYDCSYCINRVSSNVDRARFSVDEVVKLTIEFYRRNYIEGLFLSSGVIRSPDATMSDMVQIARKLRHEENFRGYIHLKTIPDASPELIEEAGRLADRLSINVELPTDTAVQQYAPEKKPEQIRRAMANVRMTKEASKEKSFSGKRPPRFAPAGQSTQMIIGADGSNDATVLGQSTRLYSSYKLKRVYYSAFSPIPDSSAKLPLIRPPLQREHRLYQADWLLRFYDFQLDEITSVTRDGNLDLEVDPKLAWALVHREHFPLDVNRASREMLLRVPGFGVKTVNRILAARRHRSLRYEDLTRMGASMKKARAFVTAGGWSPGGLTDSADLRARFAPPPEQLTLF
- the dctP gene encoding TRAP transporter substrate-binding protein DctP yields the protein MKTTTTLSAALFAVSTLATTSTASADEVTLRAVSAFTLGTAFSREFESFVEWINENGKGVVQINMVGGPEAVPPFELGNAVQSGVVDIANNTTAYYPNLLPTGDALHLAENTIQEQRENGCYELVDRIHQEQMNVKYLGHGGDGIGYHLYLTKPVEGPDLSGLTIRTTPVYQAMFTQLGANLVRTAPGEVYSALERGAIDGYGWPSQGVLDLGWDEQTKYRVDPSFYNVDVNLLVNLDTWNGLTDEQRAKLEEGAAWMEELNNDNADRNATEYAAQAEAGIETITFSEADAEAWTNAARDAGWAAVAEVDADLAQQMRACMTK
- a CDS encoding TRAP transporter small permease; translation: MISTLFDRTLRGLAVFSAGILGVIAVFIAINVVLRNLGLPVVYGALDAIQYALMIATFLGAPWVLSIGGHVKVDLITSNLSQRTAYALTRLTSAIGAVTAGVLGWYGLQAVLASAARGSMIRTSFVIPEWWMLAFVPLSLALCTIIFIRRLLYPETAERSLSGL